A region from the Mya arenaria isolate MELC-2E11 chromosome 2, ASM2691426v1 genome encodes:
- the LOC128211793 gene encoding centrosomal protein of 112 kDa-like isoform X3 encodes MESHESGYLKLDQEFDRYLAEMKPHVLKLPHKTDRQKCAVWIKKLCEPTSGYTGRKNRNMYGQLMLHMLKRGVLEGPFTSKPQEGGLPTLPAYMTNKVPDWVNGELTTTGGSSLFRSTIGNPAAHSTWRSGLSPPGSPSRRPNTALGIDTDREPISSSSPRKDYLSRPGESVPYSYDDLSMVGNRRNPRSAFNYHSDDEDSMIGIRSKKKDERKLPEFTTHSETTNWSEATGISSTSNNPYLKGITYADDSVMPKGGRESGDMKVKMAEAKFHEEKLRMQQKHDAAVQKILDRKNAEIEDVKVQHRSKIKELEDHITKLDKKMQSLLKESQHAQETKDRQIHDLKDMVEETNTTKKNEFEKKINDIVSEFEQEKFEMQKQHTRNIQEILDDTNARLQKMEKEYSHQTTATQNVIKELESRVQQLVMETENVKKSRNSLEKEKSDAESRIERFKSELRQQQDKMLSMEQDHQRSLEQHDQDLRSLQRKTESNIDFLKQEHNMTQTKGRYCKATETISELESHVDQLKRNLKDAEEQRQRQMRELEQVHKQDKFHVETLHEKQLASAKKEIDQLDQDLQKKIKGLEQIVRDREDEIKRLSEKNRHQAEESERALSTFKEQVDKNQTRMFDDMKQQMNKVEADLNKSKQAREKQAKEFNRQMEEEKSLHNREIMEVKMSYEQEKSNMLKDFHVQKEFIHGEHEKEVENLKSLHQQEVRDLEKRMHARQEKDAKKVAALEHREQELREEVVQANQLRKQQLVELGLLREEEKQKMQRDTDMELSKFKSEMEQQRLELQKNHSIEMEQVLGKTNDRLKQIEREYAERAQKSAETITELHSTINQLRDDMKKHRESSDKRLTELMSKYDEEKKTLKKQYNSNLSSVQKELESKYTKVRQMERQLDRQDNDQEEKITHLKMSYEEKMRGLMPSSVRQELESTIESLRSQVSSLQQKCNLLQEDLDMTSKFPMGTFASRTSSPIKSSS; translated from the exons ATGGAGTCACATGAATCGGGGTATTTGAAACTAGACCAGGAATTCGACAGATACCTGGCTGAAATGAAACCACATGTCCTTAAACTACCACATAAAACTG ATCGTCAGAAATGTGCTGTTTGGATTAAGAAACTGTGCGAGCCAACATCTGGCTACACTGGCAG GAAAAATCGTAACATGTATGGTCAGCTGATGTTGCACATGTTGAAGAGGGGTGTGCTGGAGGGGCCGTTCACCAGTAAACCCCAGGAAGGGGGTCTACCAACACTCCCGGCGTACATG ACAAACAAGGTGCCAGACTGGGTGAATGGAGAACTGACAACGACAGGGGGCTCGTCACTGTTCCGATCCACGATTGGCAACCCAGCAGCTCACTCCACCTGGCGATCTGGGCTCTCACCACCTGGTTCTCCTTCCAGAAG GCCTAACACAGCACTGGGCATCGACACAGACAGAGAACCAATAAGCTCATCCTCACCTAGGAAAGACTACCTGAGTCGGCCAGGGGAATCTGTCCCTTACTCTTAT GATGATCTAAGTATGGTTGGAAATCGAAGAAACCCTCGATCAGCGTTTAACTATCACTCCGACGATGAGGACAGTATGATAGGAATCAGGTCTAAGAAAAAAG atgAGCGGAAACTTCCTGAGTTTACAACCCATTCTGAG ACAACCAACTGGTCTGAGGCAACTGGTATTTCCTCGACAAGCAACAATCCTTACCTTAAAG GAATAACGTATGCAGATGATTCAGTCATGCCTAAAGGAGGAAGAGAG AGCGGTGATATGAAGGTGAAGATGGCTGAGGCGAAGTTCCACGAGGAGAAACTCCGCATGCAGCAGAAACATGATGCCGCTGTACAGAAG ATCCTGGACCGTAAGAATGCTGAAATTGAGGATGTGAAGGTCCAACATCGCAGCAAGATTAAGGAGCTGGAGGACCATATCACAAAACTGGACAAGAAAA TGCAGAGCCTGTTAAAGGAGAGTCAGCACGCCCAGGAGACCAAGGACCGTCAGATACATGATCTCAAGGACATGGTCGAGGAAACCAACACTACcaagaaaaatgagtttgagaAAAAG ATCAATGACATTGTGTCTGAGTTTGAGCAGGAGAAGTTTGAGATGCAGAAACAGCACACGCGCAACATACAGGAGATCTTGGATGACACCAACGCCCGTCTACAGAAGATGGAGAAAGAATACAGTCACCAGACAACAGCTACT cAAAATGTTATCAAAGAGCTGGAATCCCGTGTACAGCAGCTGGTTATGGagacagaaaatgttaaaaagtcCCGTAACTCACTGGAAAAGGAGAAGTCTGATGCAGAGTCTCGCATTGAAAGGTTCAAGTCTGAACTTCGCCAGCAACAGGACAA GATGTTATCCATGGAGCAGGATCATCAGAGATCCCTGGAGCAACATGATCAGGACCTGAGGTCACTGCAGAGGAAGACAGAGTCCAATATTGACTTCCTGAAGCAAGAACACAACATGACTCAAACTAAG GGGCGATATTGTAAG GCGACAGAGACAATCTCTGAGCTTGAGAGCCATGTGGACCAACTGAAGCGGAATCTGAAAGATGCCGAGGAGCAGAGACAGCGACAGATGCGTGAACTGGAGCAGGTCCATAAACAGGACAAGTTCCATGTAGAGACGCTTCATGAAAAACAG CTGGCATCAGCAAAGAAGGAGATAGACCAACTGGACCAGGACCTCCAGAAGAAAATAAAAGGCCTGGAACAGATTGTCAG AGATCGTGAGGATGAAATTAAGCGCCTTTCGGAGAAGAACCGTCACCAGGCGGAGGAATCTGAACGGGCACTGTCCACATTCAAGGAACAAGTGGACAAGAACCAGACGCGCATGTTTGACGACATGAAACAGCAGATGAACAAAGTAGAGGCAGACCTGAATAAGTCAAAACAGGCGCGGGAAAAACAGGCCAAGGAGTTTAACAGACAGATGGAGGAAGAGAAGTCTTTGCATAACAGAGAG ATTATGGAGGTAAAGATGTCATACGAACAAGAAAAGTCGAACATGTTGAAGGATTTCCATGTTCAGAAGGAATTCATCCATGGGGAGCACGAGAAAGAAGTGGAAAACCTGAAGTCCCTCCACCAGCAAGAAGTGCGCGACCTCGAGAAACGCATGCATGCACGACAGGAGAAGGATGCCAAG AAAGTAGCTGCCTTGGAGCACCGAGAGCAGGAACTGCGGGAGGAAGTGGTCCAGGCTAACCAACTGAGGAAACAACAACTTGTGGAGCTGGGATTACTGAGGGAGGAAGAGAAACAGAAGATGCAAAGGGACACAGACATGGAG tTGAGCAAGTTTAAGTCTGAGATGGAACAACAGCGACTGGAGTTACAGAAGAATCACAGTATCGAGATGGAACAGGTCCTTGGCaag ACAAATGACAGGCTAAAGCAGATAGAGAGAGAGTATGCAGAGAGAGCTCAGAAATCAGCCGAG ACTATCACAGAGTTGCATTCCACAATTAACCAGCTTAGAGACGACATGAAGAA GCACAGGGAGTCGTCGGACAAGAGACTGACAGAGCTGATGAGCAAATATGATGAAGAGAAGAAAACGCTGAAAAAACAGTACAACTCCAACCTCAGT tCTGTACAGAAGGAATTGGAGTCCAAGTACACGAAGGTGCGTCAGATGGAAAGGCAGCTTGACCGACAGGACAATGACCAGGAGGAAAAG ataACCCACCTGAAGATGTCATATGAGGAGAAAATGAGAGGCTTGATGCCCAGCTCTGTCAGACAG GAGTTGGAGAGCACCATAGAGTCCCTAAGATCCCAGGTTTCCTCCCTACAACAGAAATGTAATCTCCTGCAGGAGGACCTCGATATGACCAGCAAATTCCCCATGGGAACCTTCGCATCAAGGACCAGCTCACCAATTAAATCCTCATCTTga
- the LOC128211793 gene encoding centrosomal protein of 112 kDa-like isoform X2 produces MESHESGYLKLDQEFDRYLAEMKPHVLKLPHKTDRQKCAVWIKKLCEPTSGYTGRKNRNMYGQLMLHMLKRGVLEGPFTSKPQEGGLPTLPAYMSVYLDEPAETNKVPDWVNGELTTTGGSSLFRSTIGNPAAHSTWRSGLSPPGSPSRRPNTALGIDTDREPISSSSPRKDYLSRPGESVPYSYDDLSMVGNRRNPRSAFNYHSDDEDSMIGIRSKKKDERKLPEFTTHSETTNWSEATGISSTSNNPYLKGITYADDSVMPKGGRESGDMKVKMAEAKFHEEKLRMQQKHDAAVQKILDRKNAEIEDVKVQHRSKIKELEDHITKLDKKMQSLLKESQHAQETKDRQIHDLKDMVEETNTTKKNEFEKKINDIVSEFEQEKFEMQKQHTRNIQEILDDTNARLQKMEKEYSHQTTATQNVIKELESRVQQLVMETENVKKSRNSLEKEKSDAESRIERFKSELRQQQDKMLSMEQDHQRSLEQHDQDLRSLQRKTESNIDFLKQEHNMTQTKATETISELESHVDQLKRNLKDAEEQRQRQMRELEQVHKQDKFHVETLHEKQLASAKKEIDQLDQDLQKKIKGLEQIVRDREDEIKRLSEKNRHQAEESERALSTFKEQVDKNQTRMFDDMKQQMNKVEADLNKSKQAREKQAKEFNRQMEEEKSLHNREIMEVKMSYEQEKSNMLKDFHVQKEFIHGEHEKEVENLKSLHQQEVRDLEKRMHARQEKDAKKVAALEHREQELREEVVQANQLRKQQLVELGLLREEEKQKMQRDTDMELSKFKSEMEQQRLELQKNHSIEMEQVLGKTNDRLKQIEREYAERAQKSAETITELHSTINQLRDDMKKHRESSDKRLTELMSKYDEEKKTLKKQYNSNLSSVQKELESKYTKVRQMERQLDRQDNDQEEKITHLKMSYEEKMRGLMPSSVRQELESTIESLRSQVSSLQQKCNLLQEDLDMTSKFPMGTFASRTSSPIKSSS; encoded by the exons ATGGAGTCACATGAATCGGGGTATTTGAAACTAGACCAGGAATTCGACAGATACCTGGCTGAAATGAAACCACATGTCCTTAAACTACCACATAAAACTG ATCGTCAGAAATGTGCTGTTTGGATTAAGAAACTGTGCGAGCCAACATCTGGCTACACTGGCAG GAAAAATCGTAACATGTATGGTCAGCTGATGTTGCACATGTTGAAGAGGGGTGTGCTGGAGGGGCCGTTCACCAGTAAACCCCAGGAAGGGGGTCTACCAACACTCCCGGCGTACATG TCTGTTTACCTTGATGAACCAGCGGAg ACAAACAAGGTGCCAGACTGGGTGAATGGAGAACTGACAACGACAGGGGGCTCGTCACTGTTCCGATCCACGATTGGCAACCCAGCAGCTCACTCCACCTGGCGATCTGGGCTCTCACCACCTGGTTCTCCTTCCAGAAG GCCTAACACAGCACTGGGCATCGACACAGACAGAGAACCAATAAGCTCATCCTCACCTAGGAAAGACTACCTGAGTCGGCCAGGGGAATCTGTCCCTTACTCTTAT GATGATCTAAGTATGGTTGGAAATCGAAGAAACCCTCGATCAGCGTTTAACTATCACTCCGACGATGAGGACAGTATGATAGGAATCAGGTCTAAGAAAAAAG atgAGCGGAAACTTCCTGAGTTTACAACCCATTCTGAG ACAACCAACTGGTCTGAGGCAACTGGTATTTCCTCGACAAGCAACAATCCTTACCTTAAAG GAATAACGTATGCAGATGATTCAGTCATGCCTAAAGGAGGAAGAGAG AGCGGTGATATGAAGGTGAAGATGGCTGAGGCGAAGTTCCACGAGGAGAAACTCCGCATGCAGCAGAAACATGATGCCGCTGTACAGAAG ATCCTGGACCGTAAGAATGCTGAAATTGAGGATGTGAAGGTCCAACATCGCAGCAAGATTAAGGAGCTGGAGGACCATATCACAAAACTGGACAAGAAAA TGCAGAGCCTGTTAAAGGAGAGTCAGCACGCCCAGGAGACCAAGGACCGTCAGATACATGATCTCAAGGACATGGTCGAGGAAACCAACACTACcaagaaaaatgagtttgagaAAAAG ATCAATGACATTGTGTCTGAGTTTGAGCAGGAGAAGTTTGAGATGCAGAAACAGCACACGCGCAACATACAGGAGATCTTGGATGACACCAACGCCCGTCTACAGAAGATGGAGAAAGAATACAGTCACCAGACAACAGCTACT cAAAATGTTATCAAAGAGCTGGAATCCCGTGTACAGCAGCTGGTTATGGagacagaaaatgttaaaaagtcCCGTAACTCACTGGAAAAGGAGAAGTCTGATGCAGAGTCTCGCATTGAAAGGTTCAAGTCTGAACTTCGCCAGCAACAGGACAA GATGTTATCCATGGAGCAGGATCATCAGAGATCCCTGGAGCAACATGATCAGGACCTGAGGTCACTGCAGAGGAAGACAGAGTCCAATATTGACTTCCTGAAGCAAGAACACAACATGACTCAAACTAAG GCGACAGAGACAATCTCTGAGCTTGAGAGCCATGTGGACCAACTGAAGCGGAATCTGAAAGATGCCGAGGAGCAGAGACAGCGACAGATGCGTGAACTGGAGCAGGTCCATAAACAGGACAAGTTCCATGTAGAGACGCTTCATGAAAAACAG CTGGCATCAGCAAAGAAGGAGATAGACCAACTGGACCAGGACCTCCAGAAGAAAATAAAAGGCCTGGAACAGATTGTCAG AGATCGTGAGGATGAAATTAAGCGCCTTTCGGAGAAGAACCGTCACCAGGCGGAGGAATCTGAACGGGCACTGTCCACATTCAAGGAACAAGTGGACAAGAACCAGACGCGCATGTTTGACGACATGAAACAGCAGATGAACAAAGTAGAGGCAGACCTGAATAAGTCAAAACAGGCGCGGGAAAAACAGGCCAAGGAGTTTAACAGACAGATGGAGGAAGAGAAGTCTTTGCATAACAGAGAG ATTATGGAGGTAAAGATGTCATACGAACAAGAAAAGTCGAACATGTTGAAGGATTTCCATGTTCAGAAGGAATTCATCCATGGGGAGCACGAGAAAGAAGTGGAAAACCTGAAGTCCCTCCACCAGCAAGAAGTGCGCGACCTCGAGAAACGCATGCATGCACGACAGGAGAAGGATGCCAAG AAAGTAGCTGCCTTGGAGCACCGAGAGCAGGAACTGCGGGAGGAAGTGGTCCAGGCTAACCAACTGAGGAAACAACAACTTGTGGAGCTGGGATTACTGAGGGAGGAAGAGAAACAGAAGATGCAAAGGGACACAGACATGGAG tTGAGCAAGTTTAAGTCTGAGATGGAACAACAGCGACTGGAGTTACAGAAGAATCACAGTATCGAGATGGAACAGGTCCTTGGCaag ACAAATGACAGGCTAAAGCAGATAGAGAGAGAGTATGCAGAGAGAGCTCAGAAATCAGCCGAG ACTATCACAGAGTTGCATTCCACAATTAACCAGCTTAGAGACGACATGAAGAA GCACAGGGAGTCGTCGGACAAGAGACTGACAGAGCTGATGAGCAAATATGATGAAGAGAAGAAAACGCTGAAAAAACAGTACAACTCCAACCTCAGT tCTGTACAGAAGGAATTGGAGTCCAAGTACACGAAGGTGCGTCAGATGGAAAGGCAGCTTGACCGACAGGACAATGACCAGGAGGAAAAG ataACCCACCTGAAGATGTCATATGAGGAGAAAATGAGAGGCTTGATGCCCAGCTCTGTCAGACAG GAGTTGGAGAGCACCATAGAGTCCCTAAGATCCCAGGTTTCCTCCCTACAACAGAAATGTAATCTCCTGCAGGAGGACCTCGATATGACCAGCAAATTCCCCATGGGAACCTTCGCATCAAGGACCAGCTCACCAATTAAATCCTCATCTTga
- the LOC128211793 gene encoding centrosomal protein of 112 kDa-like isoform X4, translating to MESHESGYLKLDQEFDRYLAEMKPHVLKLPHKTDRQKCAVWIKKLCEPTSGYTGRKNRNMYGQLMLHMLKRGVLEGPFTSKPQEGGLPTLPAYMSVYLDEPAETNKVPDWVNGELTTTGGSSLFRSTIGNPAAHSTWRSGLSPPGSPSRRPNTALGIDTDREPISSSSPRKDYLSRPGESVPYSYTTNWSEATGISSTSNNPYLKGITYADDSVMPKGGRESGDMKVKMAEAKFHEEKLRMQQKHDAAVQKILDRKNAEIEDVKVQHRSKIKELEDHITKLDKKMQSLLKESQHAQETKDRQIHDLKDMVEETNTTKKNEFEKKINDIVSEFEQEKFEMQKQHTRNIQEILDDTNARLQKMEKEYSHQTTATQNVIKELESRVQQLVMETENVKKSRNSLEKEKSDAESRIERFKSELRQQQDKMLSMEQDHQRSLEQHDQDLRSLQRKTESNIDFLKQEHNMTQTKGRYCKATETISELESHVDQLKRNLKDAEEQRQRQMRELEQVHKQDKFHVETLHEKQLASAKKEIDQLDQDLQKKIKGLEQIVRDREDEIKRLSEKNRHQAEESERALSTFKEQVDKNQTRMFDDMKQQMNKVEADLNKSKQAREKQAKEFNRQMEEEKSLHNREIMEVKMSYEQEKSNMLKDFHVQKEFIHGEHEKEVENLKSLHQQEVRDLEKRMHARQEKDAKKVAALEHREQELREEVVQANQLRKQQLVELGLLREEEKQKMQRDTDMELSKFKSEMEQQRLELQKNHSIEMEQVLGKTNDRLKQIEREYAERAQKSAETITELHSTINQLRDDMKKHRESSDKRLTELMSKYDEEKKTLKKQYNSNLSSVQKELESKYTKVRQMERQLDRQDNDQEEKITHLKMSYEEKMRGLMPSSVRQELESTIESLRSQVSSLQQKCNLLQEDLDMTSKFPMGTFASRTSSPIKSSS from the exons ATGGAGTCACATGAATCGGGGTATTTGAAACTAGACCAGGAATTCGACAGATACCTGGCTGAAATGAAACCACATGTCCTTAAACTACCACATAAAACTG ATCGTCAGAAATGTGCTGTTTGGATTAAGAAACTGTGCGAGCCAACATCTGGCTACACTGGCAG GAAAAATCGTAACATGTATGGTCAGCTGATGTTGCACATGTTGAAGAGGGGTGTGCTGGAGGGGCCGTTCACCAGTAAACCCCAGGAAGGGGGTCTACCAACACTCCCGGCGTACATG TCTGTTTACCTTGATGAACCAGCGGAg ACAAACAAGGTGCCAGACTGGGTGAATGGAGAACTGACAACGACAGGGGGCTCGTCACTGTTCCGATCCACGATTGGCAACCCAGCAGCTCACTCCACCTGGCGATCTGGGCTCTCACCACCTGGTTCTCCTTCCAGAAG GCCTAACACAGCACTGGGCATCGACACAGACAGAGAACCAATAAGCTCATCCTCACCTAGGAAAGACTACCTGAGTCGGCCAGGGGAATCTGTCCCTTACTCTTAT ACAACCAACTGGTCTGAGGCAACTGGTATTTCCTCGACAAGCAACAATCCTTACCTTAAAG GAATAACGTATGCAGATGATTCAGTCATGCCTAAAGGAGGAAGAGAG AGCGGTGATATGAAGGTGAAGATGGCTGAGGCGAAGTTCCACGAGGAGAAACTCCGCATGCAGCAGAAACATGATGCCGCTGTACAGAAG ATCCTGGACCGTAAGAATGCTGAAATTGAGGATGTGAAGGTCCAACATCGCAGCAAGATTAAGGAGCTGGAGGACCATATCACAAAACTGGACAAGAAAA TGCAGAGCCTGTTAAAGGAGAGTCAGCACGCCCAGGAGACCAAGGACCGTCAGATACATGATCTCAAGGACATGGTCGAGGAAACCAACACTACcaagaaaaatgagtttgagaAAAAG ATCAATGACATTGTGTCTGAGTTTGAGCAGGAGAAGTTTGAGATGCAGAAACAGCACACGCGCAACATACAGGAGATCTTGGATGACACCAACGCCCGTCTACAGAAGATGGAGAAAGAATACAGTCACCAGACAACAGCTACT cAAAATGTTATCAAAGAGCTGGAATCCCGTGTACAGCAGCTGGTTATGGagacagaaaatgttaaaaagtcCCGTAACTCACTGGAAAAGGAGAAGTCTGATGCAGAGTCTCGCATTGAAAGGTTCAAGTCTGAACTTCGCCAGCAACAGGACAA GATGTTATCCATGGAGCAGGATCATCAGAGATCCCTGGAGCAACATGATCAGGACCTGAGGTCACTGCAGAGGAAGACAGAGTCCAATATTGACTTCCTGAAGCAAGAACACAACATGACTCAAACTAAG GGGCGATATTGTAAG GCGACAGAGACAATCTCTGAGCTTGAGAGCCATGTGGACCAACTGAAGCGGAATCTGAAAGATGCCGAGGAGCAGAGACAGCGACAGATGCGTGAACTGGAGCAGGTCCATAAACAGGACAAGTTCCATGTAGAGACGCTTCATGAAAAACAG CTGGCATCAGCAAAGAAGGAGATAGACCAACTGGACCAGGACCTCCAGAAGAAAATAAAAGGCCTGGAACAGATTGTCAG AGATCGTGAGGATGAAATTAAGCGCCTTTCGGAGAAGAACCGTCACCAGGCGGAGGAATCTGAACGGGCACTGTCCACATTCAAGGAACAAGTGGACAAGAACCAGACGCGCATGTTTGACGACATGAAACAGCAGATGAACAAAGTAGAGGCAGACCTGAATAAGTCAAAACAGGCGCGGGAAAAACAGGCCAAGGAGTTTAACAGACAGATGGAGGAAGAGAAGTCTTTGCATAACAGAGAG ATTATGGAGGTAAAGATGTCATACGAACAAGAAAAGTCGAACATGTTGAAGGATTTCCATGTTCAGAAGGAATTCATCCATGGGGAGCACGAGAAAGAAGTGGAAAACCTGAAGTCCCTCCACCAGCAAGAAGTGCGCGACCTCGAGAAACGCATGCATGCACGACAGGAGAAGGATGCCAAG AAAGTAGCTGCCTTGGAGCACCGAGAGCAGGAACTGCGGGAGGAAGTGGTCCAGGCTAACCAACTGAGGAAACAACAACTTGTGGAGCTGGGATTACTGAGGGAGGAAGAGAAACAGAAGATGCAAAGGGACACAGACATGGAG tTGAGCAAGTTTAAGTCTGAGATGGAACAACAGCGACTGGAGTTACAGAAGAATCACAGTATCGAGATGGAACAGGTCCTTGGCaag ACAAATGACAGGCTAAAGCAGATAGAGAGAGAGTATGCAGAGAGAGCTCAGAAATCAGCCGAG ACTATCACAGAGTTGCATTCCACAATTAACCAGCTTAGAGACGACATGAAGAA GCACAGGGAGTCGTCGGACAAGAGACTGACAGAGCTGATGAGCAAATATGATGAAGAGAAGAAAACGCTGAAAAAACAGTACAACTCCAACCTCAGT tCTGTACAGAAGGAATTGGAGTCCAAGTACACGAAGGTGCGTCAGATGGAAAGGCAGCTTGACCGACAGGACAATGACCAGGAGGAAAAG ataACCCACCTGAAGATGTCATATGAGGAGAAAATGAGAGGCTTGATGCCCAGCTCTGTCAGACAG GAGTTGGAGAGCACCATAGAGTCCCTAAGATCCCAGGTTTCCTCCCTACAACAGAAATGTAATCTCCTGCAGGAGGACCTCGATATGACCAGCAAATTCCCCATGGGAACCTTCGCATCAAGGACCAGCTCACCAATTAAATCCTCATCTTga